The Streptococcus viridans genome includes a window with the following:
- a CDS encoding Imm50 family immunity protein: MKWFEKAVGREKIIHLFDGDLELKNVFLDTVLCYDYKLDLVLYLFDLPTNFPEKWQKSAFNAIKINLEFFNLDEIHFYSKGIHKVNGQLKLLFLEKKVEFNFINQNDVMLSGSSDLIRIAEIGPVKIDT, from the coding sequence GTGAAATGGTTTGAAAAAGCAGTGGGCAGGGAAAAGATTATTCATCTGTTTGATGGTGATTTGGAATTGAAGAATGTATTTCTTGATACTGTATTATGTTACGATTACAAATTAGATCTTGTCCTTTATTTATTTGATTTGCCAACGAATTTCCCTGAAAAGTGGCAGAAAAGTGCATTTAATGCTATAAAAATTAATTTAGAGTTTTTTAATTTAGATGAAATCCATTTTTATTCTAAGGGGATTCATAAGGTGAATGGTCAACTGAAACTGCTCTTTTTAGAAAAGAAGGTTGAATTCAATTTTATAAACCAAAATGATGTGATGTTATCAGGATCTTCTGACCTTATTAGAATTGCTGAGATTGGTCCTGTGAAGATTGATACTTAA
- a CDS encoding immunity protein, which produces MTVTIDELVKEQGFCLVYTEEKPFSLDDVRFNLLAYLEDYSKMGFSFFKVATDLVKLRKEQESYRLFGQCFLGAFVIGEEEQIFLLCNQEGREVFQESRVYVNSSLHTFVSSYSLFLSSIFLLKAKFYEIEQDEVEEIAANLKNQVLALEAPLEQELPFWEHMAYLIEDDGIVLRDDLLHILNKEQ; this is translated from the coding sequence ATGACAGTTACTATTGATGAATTAGTCAAGGAGCAAGGCTTTTGTCTGGTATATACAGAGGAGAAACCATTTAGTCTGGATGATGTCCGTTTCAACCTTTTGGCATATTTAGAGGATTATTCTAAAATGGGATTTTCTTTTTTCAAAGTAGCTACTGATCTAGTAAAACTAAGGAAAGAGCAAGAGAGTTATAGGCTTTTTGGCCAGTGTTTTTTAGGTGCTTTTGTGATTGGAGAAGAGGAGCAAATCTTTTTACTTTGCAATCAAGAAGGAAGGGAAGTTTTTCAAGAATCGAGGGTTTATGTCAATTCTTCCTTACATACTTTTGTTTCCTCTTATTCGCTCTTTCTATCAAGCATCTTTCTTTTGAAAGCAAAGTTTTATGAGATTGAGCAAGATGAAGTCGAAGAGATTGCAGCAAACTTGAAGAATCAAGTACTTGCCTTAGAAGCTCCCCTTGAACAAGAATTGCCCTTCTGGGAGCACATGGCCTATTTGATAGAAGACGATGGAATCGTTCTAAGAGATGATCTCTTACATATCTTAAATAAAGAACAGTAG
- a CDS encoding Imm26 family immunity protein: MEKKLPQIKIREWNEKPRTKLRFIKIGDIFCYQFSEEMFVFGQILGKVNVGHVIQFFDIFQASPTITVEELSRAQFIGKPIIIDSYTLFDRSPVWSWQIIGHQVDFDSSPFKDLAFKWGDPNGPQFGKVWLDGRTEPKIFSREEVEDLDWEACVGSIVYNRILEEELDKQMK, translated from the coding sequence ATGGAGAAAAAATTGCCCCAGATAAAGATTCGTGAGTGGAATGAAAAGCCAAGAACAAAACTTCGATTTATTAAAATTGGTGATATTTTTTGCTATCAATTTTCGGAGGAAATGTTTGTATTTGGTCAAATCCTTGGAAAAGTGAATGTTGGTCATGTCATCCAATTTTTCGATATCTTTCAAGCAAGTCCTACTATAACAGTTGAGGAGCTAAGTCGTGCTCAATTTATAGGTAAGCCCATCATTATAGATTCCTACACCTTGTTTGATCGAAGTCCAGTATGGTCTTGGCAGATAATTGGTCACCAAGTGGATTTTGATTCAAGCCCTTTTAAGGATTTAGCCTTTAAATGGGGAGACCCAAATGGTCCTCAATTTGGGAAGGTCTGGCTAGATGGTAGGACAGAACCTAAGATTTTTTCTAGGGAAGAAGTTGAGGACCTAGACTGGGAAGCCTGTGTCGGAAGTATAGTTTATAACAGAATATTGGAAGAAGAATTGGACAAGCAAATGAAATAA